GTTTTCTTCTTCTGGCTCGTATTGACGACCACCGACTAAATTTGCATATTCGTTAGATTTGAAATCAGACATACGGACAATAACGCGCTCTGGTGCAAAGGCGCAACCAAGAGTCGCAATACCTTCAACTAATTTAGCGATGTAAAATTCAACTGGTGATTCATAACCTGCAATCATGTCATTGATTTCAGCTTTAATAGCATCAGGTTGTTTATCAAAATTAATAAGTGCTTTTGGATGAACACCAATCATGCGATTAATAATGAATTCTAAGCGAGCCAAACCGACGCCAGCATGCGGTAAACGAGCGAAATCAAACGCGCGCTCTGGGTTTCCGACATTCATCATTATTTTCATAGGTAATTTAGGCATTTCATCAACACGAGATGTGATCACTTCGTGTTTAAGCTGGCCTTCATAAATGAAACCTGTATCACCTTCTGCGCAAGAAACTGTGACAAGTTGACCATTTTTGATTAAATCAGTTGCATTACCACAACCAACTACCGCTGGGATCCCAAGTTCACGAGCAATGATAGCGGCATGACATGTACGACCGCCACGATTTGTAACGATAGCTGCGGCACGTTTCATGATTGGTTCCCAATCAGGATCAGTCATATCTGTAACAAGAACATCACCGACTTGTACTTTATCCATTTCACTAATTGAATTAAGTACTCGTACCACACCCGAACCAATTTTGTGACCAATTGCACGGCCTTCAACGATTACATTTGATGTTTCGTTAAGTTGATAACGTTCCATCACATTAGTATCTTCGTTAGAGCGAACCGTTTCAGGTCTAGCTTGTACGATATATAATTTACCGTCGTTACCATCTTTGGCCCATTCTATATCCATTGGACGGCCATAATGTTTTTCGATAATGACAGCTTGTTTTGCAAGTTCCATTACTTCGGCATCAGTTATTGAGAACTTGTTGCTTCTTGCAGCTTCAATATTAACGATTTCAACTTGTTTGCCATGGCTTAAATCAGTTGAGTAAATCATTTCAATTGCTTTTGAACCAATGTTTCTACGAACAACTGCAGGTACATTTTTGGCTAAAGTTGGTTTATGAACATAAAATTCATCTGGATTAACAGCACCCTGCACCACCATTTCGCCTAAGCCATAGCTAGAGGTGATAAATACAACATCCTCAAAACCAGATTCAGTATCAATACTGAACATTACGCCTGAGGCTGCTTTATCAGAACGAACCATGCGTTGAATACCCGCAGATAAAGCAACACCGCGGTGGTCATAACCTTGATGCACGCGATACGAAATAGCTCTGTCATTAAATAATGAGGCAAATACATGCTTGATAGCTATCATAACAGCATCTAAGCCACGGACATTTAAGAAGGTTTCTTGCTGTCCAGCGAACGAAGCATCTGGCATGTCTTCTGCTGTTGCCGATGAGCGAACTGCAAAAGAAACATCAGCGTGTGAATCACCATGTAACTGATTATAAGCTTGTTCAATTGCTTGATTTAATTGAGGTTGAAACGGTGTGTCGATGATCCATTGACGAATATTTGAACCCACTTGTGCGAGCTTATTAACATCGTCTACATCTAATTGGTCTAATACATCATAGATCCGGGCATTTAAACCAGATTGCTCTAAAAAGTCATTAAATGCTACCGATGTTGTAGCAAAACCACCAGGGACTTGGACACCTGCGTTTGCTAAGTTAGAAATCATTTCACCTAGAGATGCATTTTTACCTCCTACGCGAGGAACATCATGCATGCCTAAATCTTGATACCAGAGAATGTATTCTTGAGAGAGTGTAGTACTATTTGAAATCATTTAATATTTCACTATATAGTTAAAGGGTTAAAATAATTTACATTCTTGTATAACTATTTTAATCAATCCCTAGATTTGAACGGGGTTAATACAGCTTTAGCACTTCTAAGTTACAGAACAACAATATGTAACTTTAGTAAAGTTTAAATAAACCTTCCATAAAGCGCACCCTAATTCTACACTGTGCTGCATACATACGTAAACACACGTATTAAATTTAACTCATTGTTATTTAATATCCATGCGGCTTTTTTGCATGTTTAAGGAGAACTCGTGCGTACTGCTTTTTATATTTCTGATGGTACTGCAATAACAGCAGAAGTTTTTGGCCATGCTACTCTTTCTTTATTTCCGGTTGATTTTAAACATATTACCATCCCTTTTGTTGAGACAATCGAAAAAGCACTTGAAGTGAAAGCGCAAATAAATGCGTGCTGCCGTGGTGCTGGTGAAAAACCATTGGTTTTTTTTACCTTCGTAAATCCAGAATTGTCCGATATCATAAATACCTCCGACGCAAAATGTTATGATTTTTTAAATACGATTAGCGGTCAAGTGCAAGCTGAATTAAATGTATCACCGGTTCCTCGAACTCACCGTACTCATAGCATTCACGAAAAAAATTACGATTTTAGAATTGACGCAGTTAACTATGCATTAGCAAATGATGATGGGGCAAACTTAAAAGATTATGCTGAAGCTGACATCATTTTAATTGGTGTGAGTCGATGTGGTAAAACCCCAACAAGTTTATACCTTGCGTTGCAATATGGCATTAAAGCAGCCAATTATCCTTTTACCGAAGATGATATGGATGAACTGAAATTACCACGAGCTCTAGTCCCCTATCGCAAAAAGCTCTTTGGATTAACGATTGATCCTGAACGCTTAGCGGCGATACGACATGAGCGGATGGCCAATTCTCGGTATGCTTCGCTTCGTCAGTGCAGGATTGAAATTAGAGAAGTTGAAATGTTGTATAAAAATCACAAAATCCCTTACTTAAGTTCAACCCATTATTCTGTTGAAGAAATATCAGCTAAAATTATTGCTGAGACAGGTTTAGAACGTCGAAAATATTAATAAAAAAGGCACTTTTAAAGTGCCTTCTTAACTAGCGATTATTTCTTGCGTCTTTGAGTAAATCTGCGACTAAGAATCCAAGTTCAAGTACCTGATCGGCATTTAACCTTGGGTCACATTGCGTACGATAACGCTGTGCTAAATCATGCTCCGACAAGCCATAGGCTCCACCTGTGCATTCTGTGACATGCTGTCCTGTCATTTCAAGATGAATACCACCAGGGTACGATCCTTCGGATTTATGAACTGCAAAGAACTGGCTTATTTCACGTAAGATATTGTTAAAACTACGCGTTTTGTAACCATTATTCGCTTTTTCTGTATTACCGTGCATTGGATCTGAGCTCCACACAACCTTGCGGCCTTCTTCTTGTACTTTTCTTACAAGAGCTGGCAATTTTTCAGGTAATACATCGGCACCCATACGAGTGATTAAAGTTAAGCGACCTGGAATATTGTTAGGGTTCAAAGCGTCGATAAGCTTTATAAGTTCATCAGGCTTCATACCTGGACCAATTTTTACGCCAATTGGATTTTGAATTCCTTTAAAGAATTCAATGTGCGCATGATCAAGTTGACGCGTACGTTCACCAATCCAAACAAAGTGCGCTGAACAATCATACCAATCACCAGATAAATGGTCTCGTCGTGTTAATGCTTCTTCGTAACCAAGTAGTAGAGCTTCATGTGAAGTATATAAATCAGTTTCTTTAATGCATGGTGCATTGGTTGAGTTAATGCCGCATACTTCCATAAACTCAAGAGAATCTTGAATACGGTCTGCTAAACGTTGATACTTTTCTTTCAGTGGATTTGCAGCCACAAAACTCATATTCCAGCGACTAACCTGATGTAAATCAGCCAAGCCACCTTGAGCAAATGCACGTAAAAGATTTAGAGTTGCTGCACTATGATGATATGCCGTCATTAAACGTTGAGGATCTGGAATACGAGCCTCAGGCGTAAAGTCAAAGTTATTAACTATATCGCCACGATAAGAAGGTAGGCTAATACCATCGATAGTTTCGTAGTCTGTAGAGCGAGGCTTAGCATATTGCCCAGCCATCCTTGCAATTTTAACTACTGGGCATTTACCGCCATAAGTTAAAACTACAGCCATTTGCATGATTGTTTTAAAAGTGTCACGTATATTGGCAGCGTTAAAATCAGAAAAAGATTCTGCGCAATCACCACCTTGCAATAAAAATGACTTTCCTTCACAAACGGCGGCAAGTTGTTTGTATAAACTACGCGTTTCTTCTGCGAACACTAAAGGAGGTGCACTATTTAGCTGTTTTTCGATTTCTGTTAATTTGGCAGCATCAGGGTATTCTGGCTGCTGTACAATTGGTTTTTGTCTCCAACTGTTGGGGTTCCAGTTTTCCACGTTATTTTTCCTCATTCCTATAACCTAGGCCTTGAATTTACAGGTCTTGCGGTAAAATTCAAGGTAAAAAACACCTTAAATACCATTTATTTGTTTAAAGCCCTGATTTTCTATAATTATTGCTTCTTGAGGTATACCAAAAACAGTCATTAATTCAGTAGCACTAATATCTGTCGCGTGTTGATAGAGCGCATGAAGCCGGCCTTTATTTAAAAGTATGCAAGCTTGTTTTGAACGTAAAGCAAAATTAATCTCATGATGACTGATTAAAATACAACAAAAACTTTGTATTGTTGTAAGAAATTTGTTTAACCAAAACCTATGTTTTATATCTAATCCTGTGTATGGTTCATCAAGTAAAATAATATACTTTTTATCAGAACTTAGGTTGATGAATACTCGTGCTAATTGTGCTCTTTGGACTTCTCCACCTGATAGCTGATTGACCGAGCGCTGCATTAGATTTTCTAAATCGAGTCCTTCGATTATTTCTTTATTAAGTGTTAGATCTAAGTTTAAAGTCGGATGTGCAATACCGAGCATTTCAAGTACGGTTAATGAAAAGTGCATATGTTGTTTTTGCATTAAATATCGTCGGATATCAACCAATTGTTGAAAGTTAAATGGTGTAATTGGAATGTCTAACAAGGTTATTGCTTGATTAGTTGTTGTTGAAATACCACTTACTAAATCCAATAGTGTAGATTTTCCAGCACCATTGGGGCCTATAAGATGATGGATTCCCGAATTAAGGTGTAACTGCTGGATTTGAACACTAAAATCATCACTTGTTTTTTTCACTAAATTAGTAATTTTAAGCATTACAACCCTTGATCTTTAAAGTGTCGATATAGTACGAATAAGAACAAAGGCCCGCCTATGCTTGTTGTTACTAAACTCAATGGTAATTGTAAGGGTGTCATTGTACGGGATATCCATTCAACAAAAACCATACACAAAGCGCCGTTGATTATCAGGTTTGGCAGTAGTGTATTATTATTATGGCCAACTAAAAACCGTGTAGCATGTGGAATTAATAATCCTACAAAAGTTAAAATCCCGCCTAATGTTACCGCTGCTGCTGTTAATATACTTGCTGTAATAAGCATTTTTCTTCTCAAATCAATGACATTTACACCATAGAGTTGTGCATTTTTTTCACCAAGATATAAAAAGTTAAGCTGCTTCGTTTTTGAAAGTACATAAGCTATTAGAGGAATTACCAAGGCTGAAATAATAAGTAACTGTTGATATGTTACATGCTCAAAACTTCCTAACATCCATAAACTAAATCCTCTTAATTGATCATTATTAGTGTAATAGATTAACCAGCTAGTGATAGCTGATGTGATGGTAGTCAGGCAAATTCCGGTTAATATTAATGATGCACTTGAATGGCTACCTATTCTTTTGGCTAAAGTAAATACAATATAAATAGCAATACATGCACCCACAATACCGAAGCCAACAATGGAGAACACATCATACCTTATTGCGTAATATGAATATATCGCAGCGCCTGAAACTATAAACAAAGAACAAAAGCCACTCACGCCTAATAGGCTAGGTTCGGCTAATGAGTTTGATAGCATCACTTGGTACAAATGCCCTGCAATAGACAAAGATAAACCTACGACAATAGCCGTAATTATTTTTGGTAATCTTAGTTCTAAAGCGACAATTTTATCTATATGAGATAAATTAAAGATATTCAAACTTTCACTTTGCATGCCGCCGTAAGTTAATGATATCAATGAAGCTATAGCTAAAAATAAGATATTGATTATAACTTTCCTACTAACCAATTAAATTCTCCTTTAAAGAATCCACTATTGTATCAATAAAAATAGCAAAGGTAAGTTAGAATTAAAGAACACATCATACTTACCAATATATTAAATTAATCTGATGAACAGAGTTAAATTTAAAAATTTAATTTACAAACAAAAGGCTTAAGTGTGATAATTAAGCTTCTTTTTGTATGATGTGTTCTTATGAGTATTAAATTATCTATTCGTAGTCAGTTTGATTTTATTCTTGAATTAACAAACTATTTGATTGAAGAAATTCAGCAACTTTCTATTAGCCATGCAAGTTATTTTCAATTACCTCCGGTTTTAGCTCAAGATGAAAATGAATCTCGAAACTACATTCCGGTTATGGTATTTTCTGACGAGAATGCTATACCTTTTATACAAAAAGCTTATTTAGATGTGTTTAAAAATCACGATATCAGCGGCCGTGTCCTAACACGTCATCCTGGGATTTTAGCGGTAAATACTGATAATCCCGATGCATTGATAGAACGCATTAATCAAATTAATAAAGCCAAAGTTGATTTTAAAAATTTAATATTAGGTTTAGGTAATAACGACGCCCGCTTTAATGCTGTGCATGAAGCAATACCTAATGTCATTACTTTAGCTGTCTATCGACAAATTCACTATGAGAAAAACTCCCCTTATTCCATCCGTTTTACATGGATGCATAAACATTCTGTAAAAACTTTCTCCAAACAACAAGCGCTTGAACTATTAAATAATTCAGAACATTTTGGTTGTATTAATAAAATAAACGAAGATGCATGGCGGGCTTTAGTTAATCAAGAACAACTTAGGGTTGCTGCTTTACCTGACAAACAACTACTTCGAATTAGAAGACCGACTCCTGTAAGTCCGCAGGTAAATATCCGCTTTAGTGCGACTAATCGTTATCATGTTAGTGCCGCATTGCCTTTTATTGTAATCAATCCAGACCCTGAACTTAAACTCGGCACCTTACCCGATTACAACAAACCTTTACAGCACCCTAGAAAACTTGAAAAAGATTTTTTAGTAGAAAGGCTATACTTGGAGACTGTAAATCGCTAATAAAAAAGGGCTTAATTATGTTAAATTAAGCCCTTTCTATATTTTGTTGGATTATAAGTTTACTTTGATACTATTTCTTCGAGTTGATCACCATCAATCGTTAAAGCTTCTTCAACAATTCGTTTACCACTTTGAATTTCTAATCTTTTATTTTGTTTATTCAAAGTAAGAATTTCTTCACAAAATTGTTCTGATGGGTGCATCTCATAAGTGTAATCAACAATATTTCCAGTTTTATCATCTTTCACATTTACAATCGTATAATCTGAAATAACGGATTTATTAATTAAATCTTTCATTGTAGTCGTCATATCACG
This genomic stretch from Pseudoalteromonas tunicata harbors:
- a CDS encoding DNA replication terminus site-binding protein yields the protein MSIKLSIRSQFDFILELTNYLIEEIQQLSISHASYFQLPPVLAQDENESRNYIPVMVFSDENAIPFIQKAYLDVFKNHDISGRVLTRHPGILAVNTDNPDALIERINQINKAKVDFKNLILGLGNNDARFNAVHEAIPNVITLAVYRQIHYEKNSPYSIRFTWMHKHSVKTFSKQQALELLNNSEHFGCINKINEDAWRALVNQEQLRVAALPDKQLLRIRRPTPVSPQVNIRFSATNRYHVSAALPFIVINPDPELKLGTLPDYNKPLQHPRKLEKDFLVERLYLETVNR
- a CDS encoding pyruvate, water dikinase regulatory protein; its protein translation is MRTAFYISDGTAITAEVFGHATLSLFPVDFKHITIPFVETIEKALEVKAQINACCRGAGEKPLVFFTFVNPELSDIINTSDAKCYDFLNTISGQVQAELNVSPVPRTHRTHSIHEKNYDFRIDAVNYALANDDGANLKDYAEADIILIGVSRCGKTPTSLYLALQYGIKAANYPFTEDDMDELKLPRALVPYRKKLFGLTIDPERLAAIRHERMANSRYASLRQCRIEIREVEMLYKNHKIPYLSSTHYSVEEISAKIIAETGLERRKY
- a CDS encoding ABC transporter ATP-binding protein, yielding MLKITNLVKKTSDDFSVQIQQLHLNSGIHHLIGPNGAGKSTLLDLVSGISTTTNQAITLLDIPITPFNFQQLVDIRRYLMQKQHMHFSLTVLEMLGIAHPTLNLDLTLNKEIIEGLDLENLMQRSVNQLSGGEVQRAQLARVFINLSSDKKYIILLDEPYTGLDIKHRFWLNKFLTTIQSFCCILISHHEINFALRSKQACILLNKGRLHALYQHATDISATELMTVFGIPQEAIIIENQGFKQINGI
- a CDS encoding class II 3-deoxy-7-phosphoheptulonate synthase, whose amino-acid sequence is MENWNPNSWRQKPIVQQPEYPDAAKLTEIEKQLNSAPPLVFAEETRSLYKQLAAVCEGKSFLLQGGDCAESFSDFNAANIRDTFKTIMQMAVVLTYGGKCPVVKIARMAGQYAKPRSTDYETIDGISLPSYRGDIVNNFDFTPEARIPDPQRLMTAYHHSAATLNLLRAFAQGGLADLHQVSRWNMSFVAANPLKEKYQRLADRIQDSLEFMEVCGINSTNAPCIKETDLYTSHEALLLGYEEALTRRDHLSGDWYDCSAHFVWIGERTRQLDHAHIEFFKGIQNPIGVKIGPGMKPDELIKLIDALNPNNIPGRLTLITRMGADVLPEKLPALVRKVQEEGRKVVWSSDPMHGNTEKANNGYKTRSFNNILREISQFFAVHKSEGSYPGGIHLEMTGQHVTECTGGAYGLSEHDLAQRYRTQCDPRLNADQVLELGFLVADLLKDARNNR
- a CDS encoding FecCD family ABC transporter permease, with amino-acid sequence MVSRKVIINILFLAIASLISLTYGGMQSESLNIFNLSHIDKIVALELRLPKIITAIVVGLSLSIAGHLYQVMLSNSLAEPSLLGVSGFCSLFIVSGAAIYSYYAIRYDVFSIVGFGIVGACIAIYIVFTLAKRIGSHSSASLILTGICLTTITSAITSWLIYYTNNDQLRGFSLWMLGSFEHVTYQQLLIISALVIPLIAYVLSKTKQLNFLYLGEKNAQLYGVNVIDLRRKMLITASILTAAAVTLGGILTFVGLLIPHATRFLVGHNNNTLLPNLIINGALCMVFVEWISRTMTPLQLPLSLVTTSIGGPLFLFVLYRHFKDQGL
- the ppsA gene encoding phosphoenolpyruvate synthase; translated protein: MISNSTTLSQEYILWYQDLGMHDVPRVGGKNASLGEMISNLANAGVQVPGGFATTSVAFNDFLEQSGLNARIYDVLDQLDVDDVNKLAQVGSNIRQWIIDTPFQPQLNQAIEQAYNQLHGDSHADVSFAVRSSATAEDMPDASFAGQQETFLNVRGLDAVMIAIKHVFASLFNDRAISYRVHQGYDHRGVALSAGIQRMVRSDKAASGVMFSIDTESGFEDVVFITSSYGLGEMVVQGAVNPDEFYVHKPTLAKNVPAVVRRNIGSKAIEMIYSTDLSHGKQVEIVNIEAARSNKFSITDAEVMELAKQAVIIEKHYGRPMDIEWAKDGNDGKLYIVQARPETVRSNEDTNVMERYQLNETSNVIVEGRAIGHKIGSGVVRVLNSISEMDKVQVGDVLVTDMTDPDWEPIMKRAAAIVTNRGGRTCHAAIIARELGIPAVVGCGNATDLIKNGQLVTVSCAEGDTGFIYEGQLKHEVITSRVDEMPKLPMKIMMNVGNPERAFDFARLPHAGVGLARLEFIINRMIGVHPKALINFDKQPDAIKAEINDMIAGYESPVEFYIAKLVEGIATLGCAFAPERVIVRMSDFKSNEYANLVGGRQYEPEEENPMIGFRGAARYISDDFRECFALECEAIKRVRNQMDMQNVEIMIPFVRTLEEGKRVIELLEEHGLKRGENGLKVIMMCELPSNALLADEFLEYFDGFSIGSNDLTQLTLGLDRDSGLIAHLFDERNPAIKKLLSMAIQSAKAKGKYVGICGQGPSDHADFAAWLVEQGIDSVSLNPDTVLETWLYLAKQLKH